In Drosophila bipectinata strain 14024-0381.07 chromosome 2R, DbipHiC1v2, whole genome shotgun sequence, one genomic interval encodes:
- the sli gene encoding protein slit isoform X4 has protein sequence MAAPSRTTTSKPPPFRALISLLLLFILRHDEVYAEPYAGGFGSSVSSGGLGSVGIHIPGGGVGVITEARCPRACSCTGLSVDCSHRGLTSVPRKISVDVERLDLQGNNLTVIYETDFQRLTKLRMLQLTDNQIHTIERNSFQDLVSLERLDISNNAIVTVGRRVFKGAQSLRSLQLDNNQITCLDEHAFKGLVELEILTLNNNNLTALPHNIFGSLGRLRALRLSDNPFACDCHLSWLSRFLRSATRLAPYTRCQSPSQLKGQNVADLHDQEFKCSGLTEHAPMECGVENSCPHPCRCADGIVDCREKSLTSVPVTLPDDTTELRLEQNFITELPPKSFSSFRRLRRIDLSNNNISRIAHDALSGLKQLTTLVLYGNKIKDLPSGVFKGLGSLQLLLLNANEISCIRKDAFRDLHSLSLLSLYDNNIQSLANGTFDAMKSIKTVHLAKNPFICDCNLRWLADYLHKNPIETSGARCESPKRMHRRRIESLREEKFKCSWDELRMKLSGECRMDSDCPAMCHCEGTTVDCTGRGLKEIPRDIPLHTTELLLNDNELGRISSDGLFGRLPHLVKLELKRNQLTGIEPNAFEGASHIQELQLGENKIKQISNKMFLGLHQLKTLNLYDNQISCVMPGSFEHLNSLTSLNLASNPFNCNCHLAWFADWLRKKSLNGGAARCAAPSKVRDVQIKDLPNSEFKCSSENSEGCLGDGYCPPSCTCTGTVVRCSRSQLKEIPRGIPAETSELYLESNEIEQIHYDRIRHLRALTRLDLSNNQITILSNYTFANLTKLSTLIISYNKLQCLQRQALSGMHNLRVLSLHGNRISMLPEGSFEDLKSLTHIALGSNPLYCDCGLKWFSDWIKLDYVEPGIARCAEPEQMKDKLILSTPSSSFVCRGRVRNDILAKCNACYEQPCQNQAQCVALPQREYQCLCQPGYHGKHCEFMIDACYGNPCRNNAVCTVLEEGRFSCQCAPGYTGARCETNIDDCLGEIKCQNNATCIDGVESYHCECQPGFTGEFCDTKIQFCSAEFNPCQNGAKCVDHFTHYSCDCQAGFHGTNCTDNVDDCQNHMCQNGGTCVDGINDYVCRCPDDYTGKYCEGHNMISMMYPQTSPCQNHECKHGVCFQPNAQGSDYLCRCHPGYTGKWCEYLTSISFVHNNSFVELEPLRTRPEANVTIVFSSAEQNGILLYDGQDAHLAVELFNGRIRVSYDVGNYPVSTMYSFEMVADGKYHAVELLAVKKNFTLRVDRGLARSIINEGSNDYLKLTTPMFLGGLPVEPAQQAYKNWQIRNLTSFKGCMREVWINHKLVDFGNAQRQQKITPGCALLDGQEQQEEEDDEQDFMDETPHIKEQPSDPCLENKCRRGSRCVPNANARDGYQCKCKHGQRGRYCDQGEGSTEPPTITAASTCRKEQVREYYTENDCRSRQPLKYAKCVGGCGNQCCAAKIVRRRKVRMVCSNNRKYIKNLDIVRKCGCTKKCY, from the exons ATGGCCGCGCCGTCCAGGACGACGACGTCGAAGCCACCCCCCTTCCGAGCCCTGATTTCCCTTCTGCTCCTGTTCATCCTGCGGCATGATGAAGTGTACGCGGAGCCATACGCCGGAGGCTTTGGCAGCTCCGTCTCCAGTGGCGGCCTCGGTTCGGTTGGCATCCACATACCTGGCGGCGGAGTCGGTGTCATTACGGAGGCTCGCTGCCCGAGGGCCTGCTCCTGCACAGGACTAAGTGTGGACTGCTCCCACAGAGGACTCACCTCGGTACCCAGGAAGATTTCAGTGGATGTGGAAAGACT CGATTTGCAGGGCAATAACTTGACCGTTATCTACGAGACGGACTTCCAGAGGCTGACCAAGCTGCGGATGCT CCAACTGACGGATAACCAAATCCATACGATCGAAAGGAATTCCTTCCAGGATTTGGTCTCTTTGGAGCGACT GGACATCTCCAACAATGCCATCGTCACGGTGGGACGGCGCGTCTTCAAGGGCGCCCAGTCCCTCAGGAGCCTCCAGCTGGACAACAACCAGATCACCTGCCTCGACGAGCACGCCTTCAAGGGCCTGGTGGAGCTGGAGATACT AACgctgaacaacaacaacctgaCGGCGCTGCCCCACAACATCTTCGGCAGTCTGGGGCGGCTGCGGGCGCTGCGGCTGTCCGACAACCCGTTCGCCTGCGACTGTCATCTGTCCTGGCTGTCCCGCTTCCTGCGCAGCGCCACCCGCCTGGCCCCCTACACCCGCTGCCAGTCGCCCTCCCAGCTGAAGGGCCAAAACGTGGCAGACCTGCACGACCAGGAGTTCAAATGTTCGG GCCTCACTGAGCACGCTCCGATGGAATGTGGGGTGGAGAACAGCTGTCCGCACCCATGTCGCTGCGCCGATGGAATCGTCGACTGTCGCGAGAAGAGCCTGACCAGTGTCCCGGTCACCCTGCCCGACGACACCACGGAGCT TCGCCTCGAGCAGAACTTCATCACGGAGCTGCCGCCCAAGTCGTTCTCCAGCTTTCGCCGCCTGCGCCGCATCGACCTGTCGAACAACAACATCTCCCGGATTGCCCACGACGCCCTGAGCGGCCTAAAGCAGTTAACCACTCT CGTGCTGTACGGCAACAAAATAAAGGACTTACCCTCGGGCGTGTTCAAAGGACTGGGAtcgctgcagctgctgcttcTGAACGCCAACGAAATCTCGTGCATACGCAAGGATGCCTTCCGCGACCTGCACAGCCTCAGCCTGCTCTCCCTCTACGACAACAACATCCAGTCCCTTGCTAATGGCACATTCGACGCCATGAAGAGCATCAAAACGGT ACATCTGGCCAAGAATCCTTTCATCTGCGACTGCAATCTGCGCTGGCTGGCCGACTATTTGCACAAAAATCCCATAGAGACGAGTGGAGCCCGCTGCGAGTCACCGAAGCGGATGCATCGTCGTCGGATTGAATCGCTGCGCGAGGAGAAATTTAAAT GCTCCTGGGATGAATTGAGAATGAAGCTGTCCGGCGAGTGCCGCATGGACTCTGATTGTCCGGCAATGTGCCACTGCGAGGGCACCACCGTGGATTGCACTGGTCGGGGCCTGAAGGAGATTCCCCGCGACATTCCCCTGCACACGACTGAGCT TTTGCTCAACGACAACGAACTGGGCCGCATCAGCTCCGACGGCCTCTTTGGGCGGCTGCCGCACTTGGTGAAGCTGGAGCTGAAGCGGAACCAGCTGACCGGCATAGAGCCGAATGCCTTCGAAGGAGCCTCCCATATCCAGGAGCTGCAGCTCGGGGAGAACAAGATCAAGCAGATATCCAACAAGATGTTCCTGGGCCTCCACCAACTGAAGACTCT TAATCTTTACGACAATCAGATCTCCTGCGTTATGCCTGGTTCGTTTGAGCATCTCAACTCCCTGACGTCCCT GAACCTCGCCTCGAATCCATTCAATTGCAACTGTCATTTGGCCTGGTTCGCCGACTGGCTGCGGAAAAAATCGCTCAACGGAGGAGCGGCACGTTGCGCGGCGCCCTCCAAGGTACGTGACGTGCAAATCAAGGACCTGCCGAACTCGGAGTTCAAGTGCAGCAGCGAGAACAGCGAGGGCTGCCTGGGCGACGGCTACTGCCCCCCATCCTGCACCTGCACCGGCACGGTGGTGCGTTGTTCCCGCAGCCAGCTGAAGGAGATACCCAGGGGTATTCCGGCGGAGACCTCCGAGCTCTACTTGGAGTCCAACGAGATCGAGCAGATCCACTACGACAGGATACGGCATCTGCGAGCGCTGACTCGACT CGATCTCAGCAACAACCAGATCACCATTCTCTCGAACTACACCTTCGCCAACCTCACCAAGCTGTCCACCCT CATCATCTCGTACAACAAACTGCAGTGTCTGCAGCGGCAGGCGCTGTCCGGAATGCACAACCTGCGCGTGCTCTCGCTCCACGGCAACCGGATCTCGATGCTGCCGGAGGGCTCCTTCGAGGACCTCAAGTCGTTGACCCACAT AGCCCTGGGGAGCAACCCGCTGTACTGCGACTGCGGCCTCAAGTGGTTCTCCGACTGGATCAAGCTGGACTACGTGGAGCCGGGCATCGCCCGATGTGCCGAGCCGGAGCAGATGAAGGACAAGCTGATCCTGTCGACGCCTTCCTCTAGCTTTGTGTGCCGCGGTCGTGTCAGGAACGACATCCTCGCCAAGTGCAACGCTTGCTACGAGCAGCCCTGCCAGAACCAGGCCCAGTGTGTGGCCCTCCCGCAAAGGGAGTACCAGTGCCTCTGTCAGCCCGGATACCACGGCAAGCACTGCGAGTTCATGATAGACGCCTGCTACGGGAATCCCTGCCGGAACAACGCCGTCTGCACGGTGCTGGAGGAGGGCCGCTTCAGCTGCCAGTGTGCTCCGGGCTACACGGGAGCCAGGTGCGAGACGAACATCGACGACTGTCTGGGCGAGATCAAGTGTCAGAACAACGCCACCTGCATAGACGGCGTGGAATCCTATCACTGCGAGTGCCAGCCAGGATTCACTGGAGAGTTCTGCGACACCAAGATACAGTTCTGCTCCGCGGAGTTCAATCCCTGCCAGAACGGAGCCAAGTGTGTTGACCACTTCACGCACTACAGCTGCGACTGTCAGGCCGGATTCCACGGAACCAACTGCACGGACAACGTCGACGACTGCCAGAACCACATGTGCCAGAACGGGGGAACCTGCGTGGACGGGATCAACGACTACGTGTGCCGCTGCCCGGACGACTACACGGGCAAGTACTGCGAAGGGCACAACATGATATCGATGATGTATCCGCAAACGTCGCCGTGCCAGAACCACGAGTGCAAGCACGGGGTGTGCTTCCAGCCCAACGCCCAGGGCTCGGACTACCTGTGCAGGTGCCATCCGGGGTACACGGGCAAGTGGTGCGAGTACCTGACCAGCATCAGCTTCGTGCACAACAACTCCTTCGTGGAACTGGAGCCGCTGAGGACACGTCCGGAGGCGAACGTGACCATTGTTTTCAGTAGCGCGGAGCAGAACGGAATCCTCCTGTACGACGGACAGGACGCTCACTTGGCTGTGGAGCTGTTCAACGGCCGCATTCGCGTCAGCTACGATGTCGGAAACTACCCAGTCTCCACGATGTACAGCTTCGAGATGGTGGCGGATGGAAAGTACCATGCAGTCGAACTGCTGGCTGTCAAGAAGAACTTTACGCTGCGAGTGGATCGTGGCCTGGCCAGGTCAATCATCAACGAGGGATCCAACGATTACCTGAAACTAACGACGCCCATGTTTCTGGGCGGCCTTCCCGTGGAGCCCGCCCAGCAGGCCTACAAGAACTGGCAGATCCGCAACCTAACCAGCTTCAAGGGCTGTATGCGGGAGGTGTGGATCAACCACAAGCTGGTAGACTTCGGCAACGCTCAGCGCCAGCAGAAGATCACCCCAGGCTGTGCCCTCCTGGACgggcaggagcagcaggaggaggaggacgatgaGCAGGACTTTATGGACGAGACTCCGCACATTAAGGAG CAGCCATCGGATCCCTGCCTGGAGAACAAGTGCCGCCGGGGCAGCCGCTGCGTCCCGAATGCCAATGCCCGGGACGGCTACCAGTGCAAGTGCAAGCACGGCCAGAGGGGACGCTACTGCGATCAAGGTGAGGGCAGCACTGAGCCCCCAACAATCACCG CGGCCTCCACCTGCCGCAAGGAGCAGGTGCGCGAGTACTACACGGAGAACGACTGCCGTTCCCGGCAACCGCTCAAGTACGCCAAGTGCGTAGGAGGATGTGGCAACCAGTGCTGCGCGGCGAAGATCGTGCGGCGGCGCAAG GTGCGCATGGTGTGCAGCAACAACCGCAAGTACATCAAGAACTTGGACATCGTGCGCAAGTGCGGATGCACCAAGAAATGCTACTGA
- the sli gene encoding protein slit isoform X6, with product MAAPSRTTTSKPPPFRALISLLLLFILRHDEVYAEPYAGGFGSSVSSGGLGSVGIHIPGGGVGVITEARCPRACSCTGLSVDCSHRGLTSVPRKISVDVERLDLQGNNLTVIYETDFQRLTKLRMLQLTDNQIHTIERNSFQDLVSLERLRLNNNRLKAIPENLVTSSASLLRLDISNNAIVTVGRRVFKGAQSLRSLQLDNNQITCLDEHAFKGLVELEILTLNNNNLTALPHNIFGSLGRLRALRLSDNPFACDCHLSWLSRFLRSATRLAPYTRCQSPSQLKGQNVADLHDQEFKCSGLTEHAPMECGVENSCPHPCRCADGIVDCREKSLTSVPVTLPDDTTELRLEQNFITELPPKSFSSFRRLRRIDLSNNNISRIAHDALSGLKQLTTLVLYGNKIKDLPSGVFKGLGSLQLLLLNANEISCIRKDAFRDLHSLSLLSLYDNNIQSLANGTFDAMKSIKTVHLAKNPFICDCNLRWLADYLHKNPIETSGARCESPKRMHRRRIESLREEKFKCSWDELRMKLSGECRMDSDCPAMCHCEGTTVDCTGRGLKEIPRDIPLHTTELLLNDNELGRISSDGLFGRLPHLVKLELKRNQLTGIEPNAFEGASHIQELQLGENKIKQISNKMFLGLHQLKTLNLYDNQISCVMPGSFEHLNSLTSLNLASNPFNCNCHLAWFADWLRKKSLNGGAARCAAPSKVRDVQIKDLPNSEFKCSSENSEGCLGDGYCPPSCTCTGTVVRCSRSQLKEIPRGIPAETSELYLESNEIEQIHYDRIRHLRALTRLDLSNNQITILSNYTFANLTKLSTLIISYNKLQCLQRQALSGMHNLRVLSLHGNRISMLPEGSFEDLKSLTHIPGEQPAVLRLRPQVVLRLDQAGLRGAGHRPMCRAGADEGQADPVDAFL from the exons ATGGCCGCGCCGTCCAGGACGACGACGTCGAAGCCACCCCCCTTCCGAGCCCTGATTTCCCTTCTGCTCCTGTTCATCCTGCGGCATGATGAAGTGTACGCGGAGCCATACGCCGGAGGCTTTGGCAGCTCCGTCTCCAGTGGCGGCCTCGGTTCGGTTGGCATCCACATACCTGGCGGCGGAGTCGGTGTCATTACGGAGGCTCGCTGCCCGAGGGCCTGCTCCTGCACAGGACTAAGTGTGGACTGCTCCCACAGAGGACTCACCTCGGTACCCAGGAAGATTTCAGTGGATGTGGAAAGACT CGATTTGCAGGGCAATAACTTGACCGTTATCTACGAGACGGACTTCCAGAGGCTGACCAAGCTGCGGATGCT CCAACTGACGGATAACCAAATCCATACGATCGAAAGGAATTCCTTCCAGGATTTGGTCTCTTTGGAGCGACT ACGCCTAAACAACAATCGACTAAAGGCAATTCCTGAAAACTTAGTGACAAGTTCAGCGAGTCTTTTGCGATT GGACATCTCCAACAATGCCATCGTCACGGTGGGACGGCGCGTCTTCAAGGGCGCCCAGTCCCTCAGGAGCCTCCAGCTGGACAACAACCAGATCACCTGCCTCGACGAGCACGCCTTCAAGGGCCTGGTGGAGCTGGAGATACT AACgctgaacaacaacaacctgaCGGCGCTGCCCCACAACATCTTCGGCAGTCTGGGGCGGCTGCGGGCGCTGCGGCTGTCCGACAACCCGTTCGCCTGCGACTGTCATCTGTCCTGGCTGTCCCGCTTCCTGCGCAGCGCCACCCGCCTGGCCCCCTACACCCGCTGCCAGTCGCCCTCCCAGCTGAAGGGCCAAAACGTGGCAGACCTGCACGACCAGGAGTTCAAATGTTCGG GCCTCACTGAGCACGCTCCGATGGAATGTGGGGTGGAGAACAGCTGTCCGCACCCATGTCGCTGCGCCGATGGAATCGTCGACTGTCGCGAGAAGAGCCTGACCAGTGTCCCGGTCACCCTGCCCGACGACACCACGGAGCT TCGCCTCGAGCAGAACTTCATCACGGAGCTGCCGCCCAAGTCGTTCTCCAGCTTTCGCCGCCTGCGCCGCATCGACCTGTCGAACAACAACATCTCCCGGATTGCCCACGACGCCCTGAGCGGCCTAAAGCAGTTAACCACTCT CGTGCTGTACGGCAACAAAATAAAGGACTTACCCTCGGGCGTGTTCAAAGGACTGGGAtcgctgcagctgctgcttcTGAACGCCAACGAAATCTCGTGCATACGCAAGGATGCCTTCCGCGACCTGCACAGCCTCAGCCTGCTCTCCCTCTACGACAACAACATCCAGTCCCTTGCTAATGGCACATTCGACGCCATGAAGAGCATCAAAACGGT ACATCTGGCCAAGAATCCTTTCATCTGCGACTGCAATCTGCGCTGGCTGGCCGACTATTTGCACAAAAATCCCATAGAGACGAGTGGAGCCCGCTGCGAGTCACCGAAGCGGATGCATCGTCGTCGGATTGAATCGCTGCGCGAGGAGAAATTTAAAT GCTCCTGGGATGAATTGAGAATGAAGCTGTCCGGCGAGTGCCGCATGGACTCTGATTGTCCGGCAATGTGCCACTGCGAGGGCACCACCGTGGATTGCACTGGTCGGGGCCTGAAGGAGATTCCCCGCGACATTCCCCTGCACACGACTGAGCT TTTGCTCAACGACAACGAACTGGGCCGCATCAGCTCCGACGGCCTCTTTGGGCGGCTGCCGCACTTGGTGAAGCTGGAGCTGAAGCGGAACCAGCTGACCGGCATAGAGCCGAATGCCTTCGAAGGAGCCTCCCATATCCAGGAGCTGCAGCTCGGGGAGAACAAGATCAAGCAGATATCCAACAAGATGTTCCTGGGCCTCCACCAACTGAAGACTCT TAATCTTTACGACAATCAGATCTCCTGCGTTATGCCTGGTTCGTTTGAGCATCTCAACTCCCTGACGTCCCT GAACCTCGCCTCGAATCCATTCAATTGCAACTGTCATTTGGCCTGGTTCGCCGACTGGCTGCGGAAAAAATCGCTCAACGGAGGAGCGGCACGTTGCGCGGCGCCCTCCAAGGTACGTGACGTGCAAATCAAGGACCTGCCGAACTCGGAGTTCAAGTGCAGCAGCGAGAACAGCGAGGGCTGCCTGGGCGACGGCTACTGCCCCCCATCCTGCACCTGCACCGGCACGGTGGTGCGTTGTTCCCGCAGCCAGCTGAAGGAGATACCCAGGGGTATTCCGGCGGAGACCTCCGAGCTCTACTTGGAGTCCAACGAGATCGAGCAGATCCACTACGACAGGATACGGCATCTGCGAGCGCTGACTCGACT CGATCTCAGCAACAACCAGATCACCATTCTCTCGAACTACACCTTCGCCAACCTCACCAAGCTGTCCACCCT CATCATCTCGTACAACAAACTGCAGTGTCTGCAGCGGCAGGCGCTGTCCGGAATGCACAACCTGCGCGTGCTCTCGCTCCACGGCAACCGGATCTCGATGCTGCCGGAGGGCTCCTTCGAGGACCTCAAGTCGTTGACCCACAT CCCTGGGGAGCAACCCGCTGTACTGCGACTGCGGCCTCAAGTGGTTCTCCGACTGGATCAAGCTGGACTACGTGGAGCCGGGCATCGCCCGATGTGCCGAGCCGGAGCAGATGAAGGACAAGCTGATCCTGTCGACGCCTTCCTCTAG